From one Rhipicephalus microplus isolate Deutch F79 unplaced genomic scaffold, USDA_Rmic scaffold_23, whole genome shotgun sequence genomic stretch:
- the LOC142786378 gene encoding uncharacterized protein LOC142786378, with protein MAPYDQFRAYGNVYAARFGEYRFFVPSLPAPLDALNTVYLHCDPEGRPYRFRDFKKEFERLEIMENLRSCGSLLRNHFWEVSFKKTEDRLRLLEARELVVKNRRCFVIDPYGKYIHVVLHWVPHDVTVKCIRKKLRRFGRVPPMEREPKPSEQLRTLLVSLTLKEGLSVDNFPHKISFKDGMASLAVVVGGTPTCLRCSRKGHLRKNCHAPQCGLCARVGHRDSECGNDNVVPAALAVEVADAQPGDASRVEAPVGAHNVESSQRTPPAASESVAESEAMDVTRDQAALDSSGEAGALRDVTADGDQVFAEGSSSLPEASVSAAKLQSQVTGVASTLVRSQREEPLRDAFAGGDAVSVDDSLSALAASVSIAESPSEPMDLAYDAVTPGTSSEVGHRLGVLAGGERVESSQSAQAASESSSEDAGSQSEAMNVFGEEAAAAHATKESTSKGTSRLRTHKPKKGKKKKRQKKSL; from the coding sequence ATGGCGCCGTACGATCAGTTTCGTGCTTACGGCAATGTTTACGCTGCACGTTTTGGTGAATACAGATTTTTCGTACCATCTCTACCGGCTCCGCTGGACGCACTCAACACTGTTTACCTTCACTGCGACCCGGAAGGCCGGCCGTACAGATTTAGGGATTTTAAAAAGGAATTTGAACGTCTCGAGATCATGGAAAATCTCAGATCATGCGGGTCGCTCCTGAGGAACCACTTCTGGGAGGTGAGCTTCAAAAAGACCGAGGATCGGTTGCGGCTCCTAGAGGCTCGGGAACTTGTAGTGAAAAATAGGCGGTGCTTCGTCATCGACCCGTATGGTAAATACATCCACGTTGTTCTTCACTGGGTGCCGCATGACGTGACCGTCAAGTGCATCCGCAAGAAGCTCAGGCGCTTCGGCCGAGTCCCTCCAATGGAGCGAGAACCGAAGCCCAGTGAACAGCTGAGGACATTGCTCGTGAGTTTAACGCTCAAGGAGGGCCTGTCtgtggacaactttccgcacaaGATTAGCTTCAAGGACGGCATGGCGTCTCTAGCCGTCGTTGTGGGCGGCACCCCGACGTGCCTGCGATGCTCCCGAAAGGGGCACTTGCGAAAAAACTGTCATGCTCCGCAGTGTGGCCTCTGCGCTCGTGTCGGCCACCGAGACTCTGAATGTGGTAACGACAACGTCGTCCCAGCAGCGCTAGCAGTTGAAGTCGCGGATGCACAGCCAGGAGACGCATCCCGTGTCGAGGCGCCTGTTGGAGCGCACAACGTCGAGTCTTCCCAGAGGACCCCTCCAGCAGCGAGTGAGTCGGTCGCCGAGTCGGAAGCAATGGATGTGACCCGCGACCAAGCGGCGCTCGACAGTTCGGGCGAAGCAGGAGCTCTGCGCGACGTCACCGCTGACGGCGACCAGGTCTTCGCCGAGGGTTCTTCGTCTTTGCCGGAAGCGAGTGTATCGGCTGCCAAGTTGCAGTCGCAGGTGACGGGTGTGGCGTCGACACTCGTTAGATCGCAAAGAGAAGAACCGCTGCGTGACGCCTTCGCTGGAGGTGACGCTGTGTCCGTCGACGATTCCCTGTCGGCGCTAGCAGCGAGTGTGTCAATCGCCGAGTCGCCATCGGAGCCCATGGACCTGGCCTACGATGCAGTGACGCCTGGAACTTCCAGTGAAGTGGGACATCGGCTTGGCGTCCTTGCTGGTGGCGAACGCGTCGAGAGTTCTCAGTCCGCGCAGGCAGCGAGTGAGTCATCTTCTGAAGACGCGGGTTCACAGTCGGAAGCAATGAACGTGTTCGGCGAAGAAGCAGCGGCCGCACATGCGACCAAAGAGTCGACGAGCAAGGGAACGTCTCGCTTGCGCACGCACAAACcaaaaaaggggaaaaagaagaagaggcagaagaagAG